CAGGTAAGCGTCTTCAAAGTAGTTGGGGCCGCCGGAACCTTGGCTCAGAATCACGACGCGCGGGTTTTCGACGCGTGGAGCCGCGGCCGCGACGGCGCGCTTGAAAGCGAGAAAATATTGGGCGAGACGTTGAACGTTCGCTTGATGGAAGATCGTTGGTAACGTGCGTGACTGAATCAGGCGATTCTCTAGCACGAAGCCGGCGCCAGAAGGAGCTTCGGTTCGGTCGGCCAGCACCCACCATTTGCCGTTCGGCGCACGAGCCATATCGGCGGCGTAAAAATGCAGAAAATGATTGGCCGGCGGTCGTTGGCGGTGGAACGGCCGACAAAAACCGGGATGGCTAAACACCACTTCCGGCGGCAGCACGTTGCTTTTCATCAGCTCTTGATGACCGTAGATATCGGTCAAAATCGCTTCGAGCAAACGTGCGCGTTGCTGCAGTCCCTTGACCGCGACATCCCAGTCCTCGCTCGGGATGAGCAGCGGAATAGGATCGAGCTCCCAGGGGCGAGCTTCTTTTTCGTTTTCTTTCCACGAACTGTACGCCAAACCGTTACGGTTCAGCGCGCGATTCGCTTGCTGCCAGCGTCGTTTGAATCCCTCGACGCCCAGACTTTCGATCGCTTGCACAAAAGGGCGCCAGGCGCCGCGCAGTCCGCTGGCGTCATACAATTCGTCGTAGACCCCTTCTCCTTTCCGATATTGGGAAAAGAGAGCAGGTGTCGGCGGCGCGTTCGGGGAAGCATTCGACACGGGGCGTTCGTTCGACAATGGTGGGGGCGTCGTCGTCGACGGATTGGTCGACGGATCAAATGGATCGCGACGAAGCGGGCTCACTTCCGTACCGTTTTACCCCGACGTAAATCTAACGTGAAGGGGAAGTCAGAATTCGGTTCATCTTGCGGCATCGGCATCTTGCCTGCGGTATGCCCCATTTGGTGGAAGCGTGCGGCTCGGCGCGATTCGGCTTCAAAGGCATTCACCGGAAATGACTCTGGATTATTTCCGCCGGGATGGCCCACAAAGTATCGGCACCCGCCCAGTGAACGCTGTTGCCAAATATCAAACAAGTCGAACGTCAGCGGTTCGTCGACCGGAATTGTCGGATGCAAGCATGATGGCGGCTGCCAGGCGCGATAACGCACGCCTGCCGCAAATTGCCCTTGTACCCCAGTCGGATGAAGCGGCACTTTGCGGCCATTACAGGTGATCATGTAGCGTTCTGGGGTCATGCCGTCGACGCGGACCTGAAGTCGTTCAATCGACGAGTCGACGTATCGCGCCGTTGCGGCGGCGCCCTGCTCTTCTCCCAGCACGTACCAAGGTTCGATCGCGGTGCGAAGCTCGATATTCACGCCGCGCTGCGTAAAGTGCCCGATCTTGGGGAACTTGAACTCGAAGTGAGGAGCGAACCACTCGGCCTTGATATCGAAAGCGTGTTGGTTCGTTTCCAGGATGACGTCTTCAAAGTCTTGCCAGACGAAGTACGGCAACATGAAGCGGTCGTGCAGCGTCGTATCCCAATCGACCAGCGGCGTGCGATACGGATCTTCCAGGAAGCGGCAGACCAGCGAACGAAGCAGCAACTGCTGCGTCAGACTCATGCGAGCATGCGGCGGCATTTCAAACGCACGAAATTCGAGCAGGCCGCGGCGTCCAGAACTGCTGTCGGGCGAAAAGAGCTTGTCGATGCAGAACTCGCTGCGATGCGTGTTGCCGGTCATGTCGACCAGCAAATTGCGGAAAATACGATCGACCATCCAAGGAGGACATTCGCCGTTTTCGGGAATTTGCTCAAAGGCGATTTTCAACTCGTAGATCGCGTCGCGACGACCTTCGTCGACGCGCGGCGCCTGCGAGGTCGGGCCGATGAACGAACCGCTGAACAAGTAAGAGAGCGAAGGGTGATTGTGCCAATAGGCGACCAGACTGCGGAGCAAGTCGGGACGCTTCAGGAAGGGACTATCGCCGGGAGTCGGTCCGCCGATGACGACGTGATTTCCACCGCCAGTGCCGGTGTGACGACCATCCTGGTTGAACTTTTCGGTTCCCAGACGCGAGTAATGCGCATCTTCGTAAACTCCGGTGGTGATATCGACCAACTGGTCCCAGTTGTGGGCCGGTTGAATGTTGACCTCGATCACGCCGGGATCAGGAGTCACGCTGAAGCTGTTGATCCGATCGTCGTGCGGCGGCAAGTAACCTTCGATCACGACCGGAACGTTCAACTCTTTGGCGGTTTGTTCGATCGCAGTCATCAAATCGAGATAGGCTTCGATCCGATCCAGCGGCGGGCAGAAGACGTGCAGTCGTCCTTCGCGAGCTTCGATGCAGAGCGCGGTCCGAATGATCGACGAATCGTAGGTGGCGCTGTCCCAGGTAGAACCATGGCCGTTGCCGCCGCCGGCGGACGGAGATCGTCCACTGCCGAGCGATTGGCCATGCATCGCTTGTCCGGTGCGCACTCCGCCGAGTCCGCCGTTGCTATGCGTACGAGCGTAAATGGGCGCCTGCGAAGCGCCGGTCAGCATTTCTATTCCGCTGTGGCGTGCGACCAGTTCTTCGTGCGACATCAGCGAAGTGCGCTCGGCCAGCGGATCCAGCGGGAAGAGTATCGAACGTTCGTTCTTGGTCTCCCAAATCAGCGAATCGAGCGGCAGACGCAACCCCATCGGCGAGTCGCCGGGGACCAGGAACAATTCTTCGGAGCGAACCACCCACTCGCCGCTAATCCAGCGAGGCGTGGGCTCCCAATGCGCGAATTGCAGCGGCAGGATGACGCCGACCGGGCTGGTGAGCCCTTGCTCGAAGATCCGCGCCATGCGCAGACGTTCTTCTTTGTCTTCGAGTTTGGAATCATAGGGATCGACATTCGCCGGCATCCGACGTTCGCGCCACGCGTAATAAAACGCATCTTCGTAGGCGAAGCTGACGTGCTGCGGATTGACCTCGATCTTTTCGGCCAGGATGACGCCAAATTCTTTCGCCACGTCGGCGGTATGTCCGTAGTCGACATGATCGACGGCGAACAGTTCCGGGTTCTCCCAGATCGGTTGTCCATCTTCGCGCCAATAACAGCGGAATGCCCAGCGCGGAAGCGGTTCGCCGGGATACCATTTGCCCAGGCCGTAATGGAGCAGTCCGCCGGGGGAAAAGCGATTGAACAGCCGTCGCATCAGGTCGTCGGCCAGACGTCGCTTGGTGGGGCCGACCGCGGCGGTGGTCCACTCTTCCCCTTCCATGTCGTCGATGGAGACAAACGTCGGCTCGCCCCCCATCGTCATTTTGACGTCGGCTTGATCGAGACGCTGATCGACTTCTCCGCCGAGCGCGTAGATCTTTTCCCATTCTTCTTCGGTGTACGGTTTCGTGACGCGCGGATCTTCCCAAAACCGCGACACGTTCATCGAGAAGCTGAAGTCCACTTTTTCACAGGCCTCGTGACCACCGTCGATCGGCGCGGCGCTGATCGGCGAAGGCGTGCACGCGAGCGGAATATGCCCTTCGCCGGCCAACAGTCCAGAGGTCGCGTCGAGACCGATCCAGCCTGCGCCCGGCAGAAAGACTTCGGCCCAAGCATGCAAGTCGGTGAAGTCGATTTCGGTGCCGGAGGGGCCATCCAACGATTTGACGTCCGGCTTCAACTGAATGATGTAGCCGGAAGCGAACCGAGCTGCGAAACCAAGGTTGCGTAACGTTTGCACCAACAGCCAGGCCGAATCGCGACAGGAACCGCGGCGGAGCGTCAAAGATTCTTCCGGCGTTTGCACGCCGGGCTCCATGCGGATTTCGTATTCCATTTCTTGATGGATACGTTGATTGAGGTCGACGACAAAGTCGATCGTCTTGCGCGGCGTTCGATCGATCGAATTCACCAACTCGGTAAGAAGCGGGCCAGCCGGTTCTTTTTCAAGGAACGGCAGGAGATCGGCTTTCAGCGCGGCCTCATAAGCGAACGGGTACATCTCCGCGTCGGGTTCAATGAAGAAGTCGAACGGATTGATCACCGTCATCTCGGCGATCAAGTCGATATCGACGCGGAAATGATCGACCGGCTCGGTGAAGACGACGCGGCCGACGAAGTTGCCGAAAGGATCTTGCTGCCAGTTTAAAAAATGAGCTTTCGGGCTGATCGTCAGCGAGTAGCTATGAATCGGCGTACGGCAATGGGGCGCTGGCCGCAGACGGATGGTTTGCGGGCCCATCCCAATGTGACGGTCGTATTGATAAAAGGTCGAATGATGCAGCGCGGTCAGAATCGCCATCGTGGTAGTGCCTTTACGTGCGTCGCGGCTATTTTGCTTTTGGTGGGATGGGGGAAAGCATCTATGCTATCAAGCAAATCTCGGGCCTCGCTCTAATTTTGCTCTAAGTTCGTTCCAGGCAAAACTTTCCGGGCGTTTTTTGCCTAAATTTAAAGCACCATGCGCGCTCGTGTCGCGAAATAACGATTGGCGCATCGGAATCCTACAGACCTGAATCGTTTGCGCTTGACATGGTCGCCCACTCCCTAGATAATTGGAGAGCACATGAGATCGAGTCTCATTTTCTGAAGAGTACGCTTCAATATGCAGATCGCCCGAGAATATACGGTCAACACCGTTTACGCTTCCACGGATGGAGAGCGCACTGCTGTGGTTGTTTGCACCAACGATGATGGCGATAGCCACATCGAGGTACGACAGCAATCATGGGGGGGCGATCGCGTCGGTTGGTTTACTCAGTCCAGCATTCGCCTTGCCGCCGATCAATTGGCCCCGATGCGTCAGGCTCTGGGACAAGCGGGCGCAATGCCGCAAATGGTCGCCGAGACCAAAAAAGAACGCCGGATCACTGGAGAGCGACCCGACGTCTTTGCGTCTCACTTAAAGGTCTGGCAAGCCGAATCGGCCTAATTTCAGCTATTCTTACGGTGTCTTCGCAGAAAGAGCATGTCTTCCAACTGCGGCGCACCTGCGAAAACCTTAGCCAACCTTGCTGCTCGATTTGCCGCTGACGGCCGAGCCGGGGTGATCCTTCAAAATTAGCGAAATGTGGTCGACCCCTTCTTGCTCTTCGAGCAAGATATCTTCCAGCAGAATCACCAGCGGGCGATCTTTGCCGTCGACCATTTTCAGCACTTCGCTGTAAAGTGCGACCGCTTTCGACTCGAATTCGAGCCCGATTTCCAGCAGTTCGGTCAGGTCGGTCGATTGTTTGACCGGATTACGTTCGACGGTCGGAACGCCTCCGAGGGCCGAGATTTTCTGGCCGATTCTCTTGGCGTGGCCAAACGATTCCTTGGCGCTGTCCAGGAACATATCGGTGTAAACTTCACGCATTAGACCGGTAACGACGAAACCAGCTTGCGAGTACTGAGCGACTCCGGTCCACTCGTGCCGCAAAATGTCGTTTAACTTGTCGATGACTGCTTGGTCCATGATTGTCTCTCCTTACTGGGCGTATGTATTGCTGGCGGCAGGCCCCGAAAAAGTCAGGCGCCCTTTGGCTCGCGGTTAGTCTCAACTTCTACTCTTATCCTAGCGTTCTTTCGGCGGCTGTCGACAATGGGCTAAGTCTTTATAGCATAGGGGCTTAGTTTTCTTCAAAAAGATAGCCTGTCTCATTTGCGCCTCCGTGGATGCGTTCGTTTATGGTTATCCAGTCTCAATAAATTTGCGACTCTCGGCGATCTGATCGACAAAGTGGTGGGCGGACCGGCGATCGGCCGCTTACAATGACGCCAGAAATCATCAACCATGCGACGGCTGACGGAGCGAACACCTGGATGTACCTCGTTGAAAACCCCGTGCTGCAGCGGGAATTGCTGGTCAATTTGCGGACGGTTCGCTCGTTCGTCTTGTTGTTTCTGTTTCATGTCTTGTTGGCAGGCGTCGTCTATGCGGCCTGGCCGCAGGTCGAGCGCTGGGACCCCGAAGGTAATCGGGCCGAAGCGCAGAAGTTGTTCAATCTCTTTTTTCTCGGCCAGTTCATCCTGGCGTCGATGATGGCGCCCAGCTTCGCCGCTGGCGCGCTGACCGGCGAGAAAGAGCGGAAGACTTATGAAATGCTGCTGGCTAGTCCGTTAAAACCTGGTGCGATTGTCATCGGCAAGCTGATGGCCTCACTCGCTCACTTGGCGCTGCTGATCTTCACATCGCTGCCGATCGTGCTGTTGTGTTTGCCCCTGGGGGGCGTCTCGCTGTATGAAGTGATCGCCGCTTACTTTCTGTTGATGGTCGCGGTCGCGACGTTCGGCATGATCAGCGTCGCTTGCAGCAGTTACTTCCAGCGCACCGCTTCTTCGCTGGTCGTCTCGTATCTGGTCATCTTGCCGATCGCGCTGGTCGGCGCGATGTTCTGGCAATCGTTCCAAGGCTCTGGAGCGACGCGACTCGCGGTCTTGCTGGCGTTCGTGCCGCTCTGCTCGGTCGCGATTTGCGGCATTCTGTTTGTGATCACCGGCCGGCGTTTGCTCTATCCGCCTGACGTTGGCAGCGAAGGGGGCGAGGTCGTCGATCTCGACAAAGAAGCGGAAGAAGCGGTCGGACTGGTGATTCAGCGCGATCAGTTTCCCGATCGCTTGTTCGCACCTCCCAAGCGAACGAAGTTGTTGGAGGACAACGCCAACCCGGTCTACGAGAAAGAGATCCATAGCGAGATCTTCGCGCAAGGAACGTTGATGCTGCGGGTCGTGATCCAGGTCAGCATGGTGTTGGCGATTCCGTTGATGGCGATCTGCTTGTACATCTGGCCGCATAACGCGCCTTATTACATTTCGTACGTCGTGTTGTTCAACATGTTGGTGGGGCCTGTCTTTTCCGCCGGCAGCATTACATCAGAACGGGAACGGCAAACGTTGGACTTGCTGCTGACGACTGAGATTTCACCCTGGCAGATCCTCTCGGGCAAGTTGCTGGCCGGGTTGCGCGTCTCGACGGTGTTGACCGGATTTTTGCTGTGGCCGCTGCTGTTGGCCTGCGTGATGGTGACGCACTATTGGGAGAACTTCACGTCGGTGCTCGGTTATCTAGTGATCATCGCGCTGACCTGTTTCACTTCTTCGATGCTCGCGTTGTTCGCGTCGGTCAACTTCCGCAAGACGGCCCATAGTTTGATGACGACTTACCTGGTGATCATCGCATTGTTCGCCGGTCCGCTGGCGTTCGCCTATTTCGCCGATTTGGCGTTCGGGCATACTCCGTTGGATGCGCCGGCCGAGGTCATCGCGACCAACGCGGCGATTGTGAATTGGGCCGATCGGTTGACGATCATGAGCCCCTTCGCGGCGACCTGGAACGTGCCGATGTCGTTTCAAGCGGGGGACCAGTCGCAGAGCATCGTCGGCAGTTGGATCAAGTTCGGCTATTATGCGGCGTTTACGACGCTACTAAATCTGACGCTCTTTTGCTCGATGACCTGGCTATTCAATCGTCGTTGGCGCGTCGCCGAATAAAGCGGAACGTCGGCGAAAAATCCTTCTAACCAGAGCGGTATCCATGCCGATTGAAATCGCAGAAAATTACGAGTCCGATTTATTGCAAGTCACCGCTGCGGGCAAGTTGACCAGCGCCGACTATGCGACGTTTGTGCCTGCGGTGGAAGGGATGATCGAAGCAGCAGGACGCATTCGCATCCTCTTCGTGATGGATCAGTTTGAAGGCTGGGACGCCGGCGCGGCGTGGGAAGATACGAAGTTCGCGATCGAGCATTTTAACGACATTCGCAAGATCGCGCTGATCGGCGAGTCGAGTTGGGAGAAATGGATGGCCGTGATTTGCAAGCCGTTCACCATGGCCGAGGTGCGCTTCTTTGCACCTGATCAGCGAGCCGAGGCGCTCGAGTGGCTCGCTGACTGAGCATCGCAAGTGGTCGAATTAGTCATGACTCAGCGGATTGGCGTCGACCGACGGAGCCCCGCCCATCATGCGGAACGGATTGATTAGCGTTCCGAACATGTCGTCGAGTGAATTGTTGGTGTCTTTCAAAATCACGATACGATCGCCGGGCCGTAGCGAATAGTCGTATTCCATCGGAACTTGTTTCGCAATGTGATCGTATCCCGAGACCAGCTTTTGCGGCGGCGCTCCTGGATAGGCCGGCAAGCGGCTGATTGCGACATGAAAGCGACGGAACTTGCTTTTGGCCCGCGAAGCGTCGATCGCCGTTTGCACCGTAGCGCCTTCGGTCAGCGGCAGTTTTTTCGTTTCGCCGTGATGGTTTTCATCGACCAATTCCACAATGTACTGCGCGCCCCCTTGGGCAGCCGCTGCATCTTGTTCGGCATTTTGTTTGGCCAAGGGAATGCCGCTGCACCCGCCGCCGATAAGCAAGATCGCCAGAACCGGCAACGTAAAGAGCGGCAATCGTCTCGATTCGGTCAGCATATGCGTCGATCCTTCCACGTAAATCCGGTGCTAGCAGCGAGGCTTCCATTCCTCTTACCGGCTTATCAACACGCATCGACCATTTTCGTGGCGAACTTTAACGATTAACAAGATTTTGCGGATTAGGATGCTGGCGGAGATAGCAAGCGGCAAGGCGGCGCTGTTCAGCAGTTAAAATTTCGGGCGTTACTGGTCCTTTCAGCCATTCACTCTCGTCCTTTCTTCGTCCAATCCTAGTAGAGTGGATTTCCCCATCTAACCGGTTCGCCAGCGGACTACTTCACAGGACGCTGGCCGACGAGATCAAAATCCAGATCCTGCGTAGGCTCGATCACGTTGGCCGATAGTTCGGTGGTTTGCACCGCACTGTAAGCGTCTGGCGTAATCTTGCGGTAGGCTGGTCGCAGGTCACTGTCGGGAACTCCGCTCAGTTCGGGCTCCATGCCCGCGGGTTCGTTTCCAAGCACCAAAACCGATTTTTCACCTGGTTGAACAAAAGCGGTGTAGCGTCCATTCTTGATGACGCCACCCCCGGTTTGCGCTTCCCCATGCTTGTCGACAAATGTGATCGTTCCACTGGGTATGGGGGATCCGTTAAGCGTAACATTTCCCGATATTGTTAGCTCGCTTCTTGGCTGCTCCTCGCAGCCGATAAACGCCGCCGTGAAGCAGAAGAGCAGGCAAAGGTTGGCAGGTTTGAGCGGTGAGTATTGCACGGGGCTGTCTCCTCCTGTGAGATTGCACGCTAGTTTTCAATTACTTCGCCACCCTGTCCTGAAAGCAACGCTTCCCAAGACGACTGGCTGATTGTTTCTGTTACAAACCTTACCGACCCATCACAAAGGCTAACCATAACGCCTCCAGGGTGACGACTGCGTGCGCCAATATGATGATCCGTCGCCTCGGTGACTAAGGCACATGGCGTGCTACGGTAGGCAGTGCTGTTCACGTCCTGGGAGGCTGCGTTACATGTGCGGGGTTGATCCGGAGCGGACGAATTCGGAGTGAGGATCGACATAAATCCTGGGCAGGCTCCATCATTTAAAATGTCTCCGCGATCATCTTTTTCGGTTGCGGTGGTAGGCACCGCAATGACTTCGGAGAAACAGGCGGTGTTGGATAGGCCGTCGGTGATTCGCGAATATTTATATTTGTGGGCGACGGCAAAAGGGGAACCGGTGAAGTTGGCTCGGTCTGTCGCCCCTTGAAGGAGGTGCGTGTTGCCCATGTTGACGACATAGTTGCCCTTCACGCGCCAATAGGTTCCTAAGGTAGTCAAGGTTCCTGCGGCAGCATCAGACGGACAGCTGTACTGTGGTATAAATTGTTGATACGTGGAAAGATTCGGCGCTTCGTAATAGTGTCTTTCGTAGTCATATTGATCATGTAACGCGCCGTGTTCGACGTAAGGCCAAAGTTCGGTGGGCCAAGAAATGCGTCGGTAGAACTGCCCGTTTTCTACCTTGCGATGCTCGTGATTGGCGCCAATGGGAAACCATTCCGAATGGCTGTCTCCGAAAGTATGAACCGCCAAAGTCCACTGCTTCAGATTGTTGGTGCACTGCATCCTTCGCGCCGCTTCACGGGCGGCTTGCACCGCTGGCAACAGCAAGCCGATCAGGATCCCAATAATCGCAATCACAACCAATAGTTCCACTAGGGTAAAGCCGGGGCGGAATTGTCTCGGCGATTGAAAGCGTAATCGTTTCATGAGTTGAATTCCTTACGAAGAGAGCAAGATGAGAGAGTCATAAATTTGAAGTCCCGATTTCTAAAGCATCGCTGCACCGCAAGCAGACGATCGCGCTTGTTTGTCCAATTTGCGATGTGCTACTTGGGGGAGACCAAGGCTTCCACGTGGAAGACTTTTAGTCCACTGCGAACATGGGGGTTTCGAGCATTTACCGTGATTTTCAACTTGTTGTCGCCACGATGAATGGATTCGGAGACATCAAAGTCTAGTACGCATTCGTTGTAGTTGAAGCGTACGGTCGCATCACTGCGAGATAGCATGGCGCCATTGAAGAGAAAGGTCACGTCATCCAAGCGAGTCAATTGTTCGATCGTCAAACGCAAAGTCGCTGAAGGCTTTGTCGGGCCATCAAATTTGTCGGCAATTTCGATGCTGATATCTGCGGAATCTCCAGCAGAGTTCAGGGTAATTGGCAAGTTTCCTCCGCGATCATGAGGCCCGACAATGTAGTGCTTGTCCAGTGATTCCAGCGTTTTGGGGTCACCAATTTCTTTCCAATGCTGTGGGTCCCATGCTGCGTTATGTGAATACGGCAAAAAGTGTTGATTCCAGATAAACATGCCGTCGGCCCCAGCCATCCAGTGACGCGCCGCCACGGCACGAAACTGTTCGGTGCTGTAATAGTTATTGTTTTCGCCAAACAGCACCCTGGCCGACCGAACACGTTCTTGTTTGAACGCACATAGGTTTTGGGCAAGCACTTTCACGGGACCTTGGTTCGCCAACTTGACATAGGGCTCAATGGGGAGACGGTAGTGCCAGCCAAATGTTTCGGCAACGATTAGGTAGTCGACTAAATGTTCTTTGATCCATGTTTCGATTTCGAAGGTCGGATCAGAAAGGGCCGTATGCGGAACGCGAACCGATATCCCGAAATTGCGATCGCTCGTTTCCTCCTTTTGCTTGGCCAACTGCCGCGTTTGGCGTAACATCTGCGTAACCAAGGCCGCCCCGGTCTGTTCTTCTCCCTGCTTGAATAACCGTGGGTGTCGACAAAAATCAAGTTGGATGCCGTCGGCGTCGTATTGCGTGATCGCTTCTTCGATCAGCGCCATCCGATAGGCTCGCACTTCGGGAATCGCGTAGTTCAGTCCGGTGCGTCCCCACTGGACTGACTTTTCGTCCAGCACCCAATCCGGATGCTGCTTCTTGATGGGGCTCATGTTTTCATCCTGCAGCCCTTTTTCCAGAAGAAAGTCGTGGGAATCATTCATACGCAGCGACAGGTAAACCGCGATACCTGCCTTGTGCCCAGCATCGATCACGACAGTCGGGACATCGGTACCGGTGCTTTCGATATCGCGCGTGTTTTCGTAAATTCTCCATTCGCCAGCGGTGCGAAACGCCT
The nucleotide sequence above comes from Blastopirellula sp. J2-11. Encoded proteins:
- a CDS encoding DUF2126 domain-containing protein — encoded protein: MAILTALHHSTFYQYDRHIGMGPQTIRLRPAPHCRTPIHSYSLTISPKAHFLNWQQDPFGNFVGRVVFTEPVDHFRVDIDLIAEMTVINPFDFFIEPDAEMYPFAYEAALKADLLPFLEKEPAGPLLTELVNSIDRTPRKTIDFVVDLNQRIHQEMEYEIRMEPGVQTPEESLTLRRGSCRDSAWLLVQTLRNLGFAARFASGYIIQLKPDVKSLDGPSGTEIDFTDLHAWAEVFLPGAGWIGLDATSGLLAGEGHIPLACTPSPISAAPIDGGHEACEKVDFSFSMNVSRFWEDPRVTKPYTEEEWEKIYALGGEVDQRLDQADVKMTMGGEPTFVSIDDMEGEEWTTAAVGPTKRRLADDLMRRLFNRFSPGGLLHYGLGKWYPGEPLPRWAFRCYWREDGQPIWENPELFAVDHVDYGHTADVAKEFGVILAEKIEVNPQHVSFAYEDAFYYAWRERRMPANVDPYDSKLEDKEERLRMARIFEQGLTSPVGVILPLQFAHWEPTPRWISGEWVVRSEELFLVPGDSPMGLRLPLDSLIWETKNERSILFPLDPLAERTSLMSHEELVARHSGIEMLTGASQAPIYARTHSNGGLGGVRTGQAMHGQSLGSGRSPSAGGGNGHGSTWDSATYDSSIIRTALCIEAREGRLHVFCPPLDRIEAYLDLMTAIEQTAKELNVPVVIEGYLPPHDDRINSFSVTPDPGVIEVNIQPAHNWDQLVDITTGVYEDAHYSRLGTEKFNQDGRHTGTGGGNHVVIGGPTPGDSPFLKRPDLLRSLVAYWHNHPSLSYLFSGSFIGPTSQAPRVDEGRRDAIYELKIAFEQIPENGECPPWMVDRIFRNLLVDMTGNTHRSEFCIDKLFSPDSSSGRRGLLEFRAFEMPPHARMSLTQQLLLRSLVCRFLEDPYRTPLVDWDTTLHDRFMLPYFVWQDFEDVILETNQHAFDIKAEWFAPHFEFKFPKIGHFTQRGVNIELRTAIEPWYVLGEEQGAAATARYVDSSIERLQVRVDGMTPERYMITCNGRKVPLHPTGVQGQFAAGVRYRAWQPPSCLHPTIPVDEPLTFDLFDIWQQRSLGGCRYFVGHPGGNNPESFPVNAFEAESRRAARFHQMGHTAGKMPMPQDEPNSDFPFTLDLRRGKTVRK
- a CDS encoding bacterioferritin, with the translated sequence MDQAVIDKLNDILRHEWTGVAQYSQAGFVVTGLMREVYTDMFLDSAKESFGHAKRIGQKISALGGVPTVERNPVKQSTDLTELLEIGLEFESKAVALYSEVLKMVDGKDRPLVILLEDILLEEQEGVDHISLILKDHPGSAVSGKSSSKVG
- a CDS encoding ABC transporter permease; its protein translation is MTPEIINHATADGANTWMYLVENPVLQRELLVNLRTVRSFVLLFLFHVLLAGVVYAAWPQVERWDPEGNRAEAQKLFNLFFLGQFILASMMAPSFAAGALTGEKERKTYEMLLASPLKPGAIVIGKLMASLAHLALLIFTSLPIVLLCLPLGGVSLYEVIAAYFLLMVAVATFGMISVACSSYFQRTASSLVVSYLVILPIALVGAMFWQSFQGSGATRLAVLLAFVPLCSVAICGILFVITGRRLLYPPDVGSEGGEVVDLDKEAEEAVGLVIQRDQFPDRLFAPPKRTKLLEDNANPVYEKEIHSEIFAQGTLMLRVVIQVSMVLAIPLMAICLYIWPHNAPYYISYVVLFNMLVGPVFSAGSITSERERQTLDLLLTTEISPWQILSGKLLAGLRVSTVLTGFLLWPLLLACVMVTHYWENFTSVLGYLVIIALTCFTSSMLALFASVNFRKTAHSLMTTYLVIIALFAGPLAFAYFADLAFGHTPLDAPAEVIATNAAIVNWADRLTIMSPFAATWNVPMSFQAGDQSQSIVGSWIKFGYYAAFTTLLNLTLFCSMTWLFNRRWRVAE
- a CDS encoding STAS/SEC14 domain-containing protein, with the translated sequence MPIEIAENYESDLLQVTAAGKLTSADYATFVPAVEGMIEAAGRIRILFVMDQFEGWDAGAAWEDTKFAIEHFNDIRKIALIGESSWEKWMAVICKPFTMAEVRFFAPDQRAEALEWLAD
- a CDS encoding DUF1559 domain-containing protein, whose product is MKRLRFQSPRQFRPGFTLVELLVVIAIIGILIGLLLPAVQAAREAARRMQCTNNLKQWTLAVHTFGDSHSEWFPIGANHEHRKVENGQFYRRISWPTELWPYVEHGALHDQYDYERHYYEAPNLSTYQQFIPQYSCPSDAAAGTLTTLGTYWRVKGNYVVNMGNTHLLQGATDRANFTGSPFAVAHKYKYSRITDGLSNTACFSEVIAVPTTATEKDDRGDILNDGACPGFMSILTPNSSAPDQPRTCNAASQDVNSTAYRSTPCALVTEATDHHIGARSRHPGGVMVSLCDGSVRFVTETISQSSWEALLSGQGGEVIEN
- a CDS encoding family 10 glycosylhydrolase encodes the protein MLCNDGGTLAAPDREAPVGIDGLIQSTIAPLQDTMIDTLYWQLGTDPFKGTKTARLTDWYSHQSRVGARWGSDREAFRTAGEWRIYENTRDIESTGTDVPTVVIDAGHKAGIAVYLSLRMNDSHDFLLEKGLQDENMSPIKKQHPDWVLDEKSVQWGRTGLNYAIPEVRAYRMALIEEAITQYDADGIQLDFCRHPRLFKQGEEQTGAALVTQMLRQTRQLAKQKEETSDRNFGISVRVPHTALSDPTFEIETWIKEHLVDYLIVAETFGWHYRLPIEPYVKLANQGPVKVLAQNLCAFKQERVRSARVLFGENNNYYSTEQFRAVAARHWMAGADGMFIWNQHFLPYSHNAAWDPQHWKEIGDPKTLESLDKHYIVGPHDRGGNLPITLNSAGDSADISIEIADKFDGPTKPSATLRLTIEQLTRLDDVTFLFNGAMLSRSDATVRFNYNECVLDFDVSESIHRGDNKLKITVNARNPHVRSGLKVFHVEALVSPK